GTACCTTCGTGGATGAACAAGGCTTCTTTAATTTCTGATTCAGCTTCATTCCGATTAGagtaaaaacaagaaaagaaaccctaaatttctgAGGGATTTGGTATCGGAAaccctagagagagagagagagagtgattttGGGGATTTTTCTGAGTGATGGGATTGTCGTTACTGTGTAGGAGGGAAACAATTTGTAAACCAtatggattttaaaaatcaaaattaatttcttcCGTTATCACCATTAATTTTTCACCCTAAAAACTGTAGTTTCACTTATAATAATCTCTTTTTGTCGAGATTAAATCGAGATTGGgcccaaaatatatcaaacaaagcCCAGTATATGGGCTTGGAAGGCTCGAGAgaatatgtttttaatcatttgtttaattatttccattttcttttaaCTATAAAAATCTTTGTTCGTTGTTTCTCgtcatctctatctctctctctttcgcttTCACATTCAGAAACGaaacccagaagaagaaaaaactcgaGGGATCATctaaatcgattttttttggggattttgttttgagaggaaaaaaagatgaatttcAGAAGCTTTGAGGAGTTCTGGCCTTTCTACGTGATGCAACATTCGAATCCATCAACGAGGCGATGGCACTTCATAGGTATAATCGCGAGCCTTGTTGCTTTGTTGTGTTCGGTTTTGATCAACTGGTGGTTCGTTGCTCTCGTGCCTCTCTTTGGTTACGGGTTCGCTTGGTACAGCCACTTCTTCGTGGAAGGAAATGTTCCGGCGAGCTTTGTGCATCAGGTTTGGTCGTTTCTATGCGATCTCAAGATGTTTAGTCTGATGCTCACAGGTAGtatggagagagagatgaagagacTTGGTAAGAGGCCTTTGTTGCAGCTCTCTTGAAGATCgaagatttgtatatatatatatatattgttcttcATTCTTCCCATTGCGAATGAACTTGTGTTTGCGAACAATAGATCTTTGTATCTTCTTTAGTTCAAAAATGGACTCTCGACACATTTAAGTAGTGCATTAACTTTATAAACTCCGACGAGCGTTGATCTAAAACTAAAAGGCAGAATTACAGAGTTTAGAAAGATACAGAACCTGAAACTCTACCACGAAATTGTCCCTGGATTCTTTAGATGAGCTCTATAAGGATGTGTATACATCCGGTTTACCAGATGGTACCTAAGATCGATCATAAGTCTGTGTTGCGGGAAAAGGATGGGAGGGGCACGGCTTCTTGAGGCCGTAGAATCACGAGCAGACCAAACATCCCGAGCATCGGGAGGACAAGAAGCCATTTCAGAAGCTTGTAGTAATACATATGGAAAGTTAGTGAGAATTCGTCTGAGAAATGGAGTCCATTCTTATCTACCATCTCCACCATTACAGTTCCTGTTGTTCTCACTCCGACTGTTGGTAGTTTTATCCGGTATTTTCCAGGGCGGTCATAGATCTGACTCTGTGTTATCCTCCTATCTCCTTGGTAATTGCCTGGAACCAACAGCGTCGTCTGTACATTTGAAAACAGCTAGTTTAGTTTCAGCAAGAAGCCATTGCCCATCTATTGAGGTTTGAGGAACTTACAGTAACGTTGTAGGGTGCTTGTGAACCAGATGGGTATCTATATTTATCAACGATCTCAATCTCAGCCCAGAAGTTTTTCCCTTCCTCATCACGGAAACCTCTGGTCGAATGCGTGACAAAAACGCCTTCACGATCATAACGACTGGCCTTGTTGTTCCTTCCTTGATTAGTAGATCTCCAAGCCTGATGAAACAAGACTGAAATCAGTAATCTCGCACATTTATATAAAGAATCAAGAAGATGTTAAGCAAAACCCGCTCAACATATAGTGTTCGGGGTTGATCTTGCCTTAAGGGGATGGTGAGGAGAAGGCGTTGAGAAGCAAAAGACGTTTCCATTCATAGTTGAGACAACGAGATCGAGATCATCTCCACCGTCAACATTATCAGCCAAGACCATACTGTATCTGTAACTCGAAACACCCTGGCGGTCAAAATCCATCGGAAAACCAAACCTACTACAGATATTAATGAGCTGAGAGGAAGCAAAAGAGACTTACGAAGTTTCACCAATATCAACAACGTCAGTACACGAGGTGGGTCCGTCTATGAGATACAGG
The Camelina sativa cultivar DH55 chromosome 15, Cs, whole genome shotgun sequence DNA segment above includes these coding regions:
- the LOC104745074 gene encoding uncharacterized protein LOC104745074, whose translation is MNFRSFEEFWPFYVMQHSNPSTRRWHFIGIIASLVALLCSVLINWWFVALVPLFGYGFAWYSHFFVEGNVPASFVHQVWSFLCDLKMFSLMLTGSMEREMKRLGKRPLLQLS